From a single Rhinolophus ferrumequinum isolate MPI-CBG mRhiFer1 chromosome 15, mRhiFer1_v1.p, whole genome shotgun sequence genomic region:
- the LOC117034540 gene encoding optic atrophy 3 protein isoform X1: protein MNIHYYRNESGFSINPALVFKTQVLRTFLHKEAARQGSFCSGSTCQLWSYLQVYHWVEMRTKMRIMGFRGTVIKPLNEAAAADLGAELLGEATIFIVGGGCMVLEYWRHQTNQRHKEEEQRAAWDAMQDEVGRLALAFEALQAQMQATPPPGALEELRAQMQEVRAQLCARDGDAPSAPQAISTSEK, encoded by the exons ATGAATATTCATTATTACAGGAATGAGTCAGGGTTCAGCATCAATCCTGCCTTGGTTTTTAAGACTCAAGTGCTGAGAACTTTCCTTCACAAAGAAGCAGCTAGGCAAGGAAGTTTCTGTTCCGGCAGCACCTGTCAACTCTGGAGCTACCTCCAAG TGTACCACTGGGTGGAGATGCGGACCAAGATGCGCATCATGGGCTTCCGGGGCACGGTCATCAAGCCGCTGAACGAGGCTGCGGCCGCCGATCTGGGCGCCGAGCTGCTGGGCGAGGCCACCATTTTCATCGTGGGCGGCGGCTGCATGGTGCTGGAGTACTGGCGCCACCAGACGAACCAGCGCCACAAGGAGGAGGAGCAGCGCGCCGCTTGGGACGCGATGCAGGACGAGGTGGGCCGCCTGGCACTAGCTTTTGAGGCCCTGCAGGCGCAGATGCAGGCGACACCGCCGCCCGGCGCCTTGGAGGAGCTGCGGGCGCAGATGCAAGAGGTGCGCGCCCAGCTCTGTGCCCGGGACGGCGATGCGCCCTCCGCGCCCCAGGCGATATCCACATCCGAGAAATAG